Proteins from one Flavobacterium sp. N2038 genomic window:
- a CDS encoding M1 family aminopeptidase/hydrolase, which yields MKKLILVTLFLTAIACQKKEQTEKPTSIVDEHSYSKPELAVVKHLDLDIKVDFDTQTISGKASWTIDNVSKGNEIIFDENTLNITKVTLGDDEKETKFELGKDVEFHGKPLHVTIEPTTTKVNIYYSTTKDAIALQWLTPAQTADKKKPFVFSQGESIWSRTWIPCQDSPGIRFTYNAKVTVPKDLLAVMSAVNPQKKNDTGVYTFKQDKAIPSYLMAIAVGDIEFQSIDNRTGVYAEPSMLKKSAWEFAELGKMVVAAEKLYGPYRWGRYDVLVLPPSFPYGGMENPNLTFLTPGVIAGDRSLTSLLAHELGHSWSGNLVTNATWDDIWLNEGFTTYVEHRIGEEIFGEKEFEMQNVITRKELLDNVAEYGDTNPDTRLKVSLTGRNPDDGISMIPYVKGYAFLRVIENAVGREKFDSFIKNYFDSHAFKSITTEDFVKYINENLIKDDKVLADKIKLEDWIYKPGIPSNITR from the coding sequence ATGAAGAAATTAATTCTTGTTACTTTATTTCTGACTGCTATTGCCTGCCAGAAAAAAGAGCAAACAGAAAAACCAACCAGCATTGTAGATGAACACAGCTATTCTAAACCAGAACTTGCTGTAGTTAAACACCTTGATCTTGATATTAAAGTTGATTTTGATACACAGACAATTTCAGGAAAAGCATCGTGGACAATTGACAATGTTAGCAAAGGAAATGAAATTATTTTCGACGAAAACACACTAAACATTACAAAAGTAACTTTAGGCGACGACGAAAAAGAAACAAAATTTGAACTTGGAAAAGATGTTGAATTTCATGGAAAACCACTTCACGTTACCATTGAACCAACTACAACTAAAGTAAACATTTACTACAGTACAACAAAAGATGCTATTGCATTACAATGGCTCACACCAGCTCAAACTGCAGATAAAAAGAAACCTTTTGTTTTTTCTCAGGGAGAAAGTATCTGGTCACGTACCTGGATTCCTTGTCAGGATTCACCGGGAATTCGTTTTACTTATAACGCAAAAGTTACCGTTCCTAAAGATTTATTGGCAGTAATGAGCGCAGTAAATCCACAGAAAAAAAATGATACCGGAGTTTATACTTTTAAACAAGACAAAGCAATTCCGTCTTATTTAATGGCAATTGCAGTTGGAGATATTGAATTTCAATCTATCGATAACAGAACCGGAGTTTATGCAGAACCTTCAATGCTAAAAAAATCGGCTTGGGAATTTGCAGAACTTGGAAAAATGGTTGTGGCAGCCGAAAAATTATACGGCCCATACCGTTGGGGACGTTACGATGTATTAGTTCTTCCACCGAGTTTCCCTTATGGCGGAATGGAAAATCCAAACCTAACTTTTTTAACTCCTGGTGTAATTGCAGGAGATCGCTCTTTAACAAGTTTACTGGCACATGAATTAGGACATAGCTGGAGCGGAAACTTAGTTACCAATGCAACCTGGGATGATATTTGGTTAAACGAAGGCTTTACAACTTACGTTGAACACAGAATTGGCGAAGAAATCTTCGGCGAAAAAGAATTCGAAATGCAAAATGTTATCACTCGTAAAGAATTACTTGATAACGTAGCCGAATATGGAGATACAAATCCGGACACCAGACTAAAAGTAAGTCTTACCGGAAGAAATCCTGACGACGGAATCAGTATGATACCTTATGTAAAAGGATATGCCTTTTTAAGAGTTATCGAAAATGCCGTAGGACGCGAGAAATTTGATTCGTTTATCAAAAACTATTTCGATTCGCACGCCTTCAAATCAATTACAACAGAAGACTTTGTTAAATACATCAATGAAAACCTTATTAAAGACGACAAAGTTTTAGCTGATAAAATCAAATTAGAAGACTGGATTTACAAACCGGGAATCCCATCAAATATAACTCGGTAA
- a CDS encoding TetR/AcrR family transcriptional regulator, translated as MRKIADRIEYTAPIIYEYFSNKDAILQELTGKGFIKLTKELEKARAKFEKPEDQLEAMWMAYWDFAFTDTEMYQVMFGVQMSCCSQRCSASEAPYRLFVAVIAEIMKNSNPTEEVVKQKYFTFFSVIHGLIAINIINKSDILETINNQILKDAIGGIIKSIQ; from the coding sequence ATGCGTAAAATTGCCGACAGAATCGAATATACTGCCCCTATTATTTATGAATATTTCTCTAATAAAGATGCCATTCTACAGGAATTAACCGGAAAGGGTTTCATTAAACTGACAAAAGAATTAGAGAAAGCAAGAGCCAAATTTGAAAAACCGGAAGATCAATTAGAAGCCATGTGGATGGCGTATTGGGATTTTGCTTTTACCGATACCGAAATGTATCAGGTAATGTTTGGTGTTCAAATGAGCTGTTGTTCTCAGCGATGTTCTGCTTCGGAAGCGCCTTACAGATTATTCGTTGCTGTTATTGCAGAAATCATGAAAAACAGTAATCCAACTGAAGAAGTCGTCAAGCAGAAATATTTTACGTTCTTTTCTGTAATTCACGGTTTAATCGCTATTAATATCATTAACAAAAGTGATATATTAGAAACAATTAACAATCAAATTTTGAAAGATGCCATTGGCGGTATCATCAAATCAATACAATAG